In Xenopus tropicalis strain Nigerian chromosome 5, UCB_Xtro_10.0, whole genome shotgun sequence, one genomic interval encodes:
- the nsl1 gene encoding kinetochore-associated protein NSL1 homolog isoform X1, whose product MNGPTVYGTNIHDARFPRRAEFVLDTSCLKDFFYFFNPKMAAISGGGSLRRSGRLKVVSPGTDGGSAYGVSAPPESAGRTVSGNIRGAQSQGKTRETRYARRNRARGGASVCEYGRDGRVSEGKDSGIERPEPPTKSKAPSPTKPETPTKNKAPSPTKPETPTNSKAPSPKKPETPTKSKAFSPKKPETPTKSKAPSPKKPETPTKSKAPSSKKPETPTKSKAPSPKKPETPTKSKAPSPKKPETPTNSKAPSPAKPETPTKSKAPSLKNPETPTKSKAPSLKNPETPTKSKAPSPKKPETPTKSKVLKKIGTPTKSKAPSPKKIGTPTKSKAPSPKKIGTPTKSKAPSPKKIGTPTNPRMTVTPTKDKAPSPIKAEIPNRHEGTSPVKVGDSRSGKAHSPIIDKVLSPTRAGSPISAPSRIKSSSDESPAKAQVRASSTGNGTVLSPVKSGLISKRKAASPTVYGSPSKRKAHSPAGAGSIDPSKVANSAEAELVSGTKRQNPVETGTVTKSKAQYSAEVHKNTEHQDPSTKCGTRSPGKQRLSNNVQGLLGNEQPVGQLSQVPNERIIHGCSESNPSRQCESSLSASSRAQGSSEAGPSSESGTGIRGTLTSNRDPRIRCSSKQIVQEVLAKCIEFSKEVMESQQHVSMERREQELRNCTWDFEKAFQENITINGQAWHEAPETQNEPDIKLLEDKLDDAIVDTALKRKRYPRKILSHVVKMLKTEREIMAQTKPAVEPEEIKIDSQQASRMLELTAVTTNLSKQISETMKALPAQIEKASGFSHVLSLQPILESSRTRKEIFCSQVKMVDLAKKLPRAVESTPRETGAKVKPSPALSRRRQRSQSPEKKLYPLRSKRKISLSS is encoded by the exons CGCCTGAATCCGCAGGCCGGACCGTGTCTGGGAATATACGGGGGGCGCAGTCACAGGGGAAGACCCGGGAAACGAGATATGCGAGAAGGAACCGAGCCCGGGGAGGCGCCAGTGTTTGTGAATATGGGAGAGATGGGCGCGTCAGTGAAGGGAAAGACTCGGGTATCGAACGGCCGGAGCCGCCCACCAAGAGCAAGGCCCCCAGCCCTACAAAGCCTGAGACCCCCACCAAGAACAAAGCCCCCAGCCCTACAAAGCCTGAGACCCCCACTAATAGCAAAGCCCCCAGCCCTAAAAAGCCCGAGACCCCCACTAAGAGCAAGGCCTTTAGCCCTAAAAAGCCTGAGACCCCCACTAAGAGCAAAGCCCCCAGCCCTAAAAAGCCTGAGACCCCCACCAAGAGCAAAGCCCCCAGCTCTAAAAAGCCTGAGACCCCCACCAAGAGCAAAGCCCCCAGCCCTAAAAAGCCTGAGACCCCCACTAAGAGCAAAGCCCCCAGCCCTAAAAAGCCTGAGACCCCCACTAATAGCAAAGCCCCCAGCCCTGCAAAGCCTGAGACCCCCACTAAGAGCAAAGCCCCCAGCCTTAAAAATCCCGAGACCCCCACTAAGAGCAAAGCCCCCAGCCTTAAAAATCCCGAGACCCCCACTAAGAGCAAAGCCCCCAGCCCTAAAAAGCCCGAGACCCCCACTAAGAGCAAAGTCCTCAAAAAGATTGGCACCCCCACTAAGAGCAAAGCCCCCAGCCCTAAAAAGATTGGCACCCCCACTAAGAGCAAAGCCCCCAGCCCTAAAAAGATTGGCACCCCCACTAAGAGCAAAGCCCCCAGCCCTAAAAAGATTGGCACCCCCACTAACCCCAGAATGACTGTGACTCCAACTAAAGACAAAGCCCCCAGCCCTATAAAGGCTGAGATTCCCAATAGGCACGAAGGGACGAGCCCTGTAAAGGTTGGGGATTCCAGAAGCGGCAAAGCCCATAGCCCTATAATAGACAAAGTGTTGAGCCCAACAAGGGCTGGATCCCCCATTAGTGCACCTAGCCGGATAAAGTCTTCCAGTGATGAGAGTCCTGCAAAAGCTCAAGTCAGAGCATCAAGCACTGGGAATGGAACAGTACTGAGCCCTGTAAAGTCAGGATTGATCAGTAAAAGGAAAGCTGCAAGTCCTACAGTGTATGGATCTCCAAGTAAAAGGAAAGCACACAGTCCTGCAGGGGCAGGGTCTATAGATCCAAGCAAAGTAGCAAACTCTGCAGAGGCAGAACTTGTTTCTGGGACCAAAAGGCAAAACCCTGTTGAGACTGGGACTGTTACTAAGAGTAAAGCACAATACAGCGCAGAGGTTCATAAAAATACAGAACACCAAGATCCTTCCACTAAGTGTGGGACCCGCAGCCCTGGGAAGCAGAGACTGTCCAATAATGTACAAGGTTTACTTGGCAATGAGCAGCCTGTTGGTCAATTATCCCAAGTCCCTAACGAGAGGATTATCCATGGCTGCAGTGAATCTAATCCATCCAGGCAGTGTGAATCCAGCCTGTCAGCCAGTAGCAGAGCCCAAGGCTCAAGTGAAGCGGGTCCATCGAGTGAGAGCGGGACAGGTATACGTGGGACCCTGACTTCTAATAGAGACCCTAGAATACGTTGCAGTTCTAAACAGATTGTACAGGAGGTGTTGGCAAAGTGCATTGAATTCAGCAAAGAAGTAATGGAGAGCCAGCAACACGTGAGCATGGAAAGAAGGGAACAGGAACTGAGAAATTGCACTTGG GATTTTGAAAAAGCTTTTCAGGAGAATATCACTATCAACGGGCAGGCGTGGCACGAGGCTCCAGAAACCCAAAATG AACCAGATATTAAACTCTTGGAGGATAAACTGGATGATGCGATAGTGGATACAGCATTAAAACGGAAGAGATACCCCAGAAAAATCTTGAGCCACGTAGTAAAAATGCTGAAGACGGAAAGAGAAATCATG GCCCAGACCAAACCTGCTGTGGAGCCAGAGGAAATAAAGATTGATTCCCAACAAG CCTCGCGCATGTTGGAGCTGACTGCAGTAACCACCAATTTATCCAAGCAGATCAGTGAGACAATGAAG GCTTTGCCAGCTCAGATAGAGAAGGCCAGTGGGTTCTCCCATGTGCTGAGCCTTCAGCCCATCTTGGAGAGCTCCAGAACACGCAAGGAAATCTTCTGCAGTCAAGTCAAAATGGTCGACCTGGCAAAGAAACTCCCGAGGGCGGTAGAAAGCACCCCGAGAGAGACAGGAGCCAAGGTGAAACCCAGCCCTGCACTGAGCCGGAGAAGGCAAAGGTCTCAATCACCTGAAAAAAAGCTCTACCCCCTGCGTTCCAAAAGGAAAATCAGCCTCTCTTCGTGA
- the nsl1 gene encoding kinetochore-associated protein NSL1 homolog isoform X2 codes for MNGPTVYGTNIHDARFPRRAEFVLDTSCLKDFFYFFNPKMAAISGGGSLRRSGRLKVVSPGTDGGSAYGVSAPPESAGRTVSGNIRGAQSQGKTRETRYARRNRARGGASVCEYGRDGRVSEGKDSKSKAPSPKKPETPTKSKAPSSKKPETPTKSKAPSPKKPETPTKSKAPSPKKPETPTNSKAPSPAKPETPTKSKAPSLKNPETPTKSKAPSLKNPETPTKSKAPSPKKPETPTKSKVLKKIGTPTKSKAPSPKKIGTPTKSKAPSPKKIGTPTKSKAPSPKKIGTPTNPRMTVTPTKDKAPSPIKAEIPNRHEGTSPVKVGDSRSGKAHSPIIDKVLSPTRAGSPISAPSRIKSSSDESPAKAQVRASSTGNGTVLSPVKSGLISKRKAASPTVYGSPSKRKAHSPAGAGSIDPSKVANSAEAELVSGTKRQNPVETGTVTKSKAQYSAEVHKNTEHQDPSTKCGTRSPGKQRLSNNVQGLLGNEQPVGQLSQVPNERIIHGCSESNPSRQCESSLSASSRAQGSSEAGPSSESGTGIRGTLTSNRDPRIRCSSKQIVQEVLAKCIEFSKEVMESQQHVSMERREQELRNCTWDFEKAFQENITINGQAWHEAPETQNEPDIKLLEDKLDDAIVDTALKRKRYPRKILSHVVKMLKTEREIMAQTKPAVEPEEIKIDSQQASRMLELTAVTTNLSKQISETMKALPAQIEKASGFSHVLSLQPILESSRTRKEIFCSQVKMVDLAKKLPRAVESTPRETGAKVKPSPALSRRRQRSQSPEKKLYPLRSKRKISLSS; via the exons CGCCTGAATCCGCAGGCCGGACCGTGTCTGGGAATATACGGGGGGCGCAGTCACAGGGGAAGACCCGGGAAACGAGATATGCGAGAAGGAACCGAGCCCGGGGAGGCGCCAGTGTTTGTGAATATGGGAGAGATGGGCGCGTCAGTGAAGGGAAAGACT CTAAGAGCAAAGCCCCCAGCCCTAAAAAGCCTGAGACCCCCACCAAGAGCAAAGCCCCCAGCTCTAAAAAGCCTGAGACCCCCACCAAGAGCAAAGCCCCCAGCCCTAAAAAGCCTGAGACCCCCACTAAGAGCAAAGCCCCCAGCCCTAAAAAGCCTGAGACCCCCACTAATAGCAAAGCCCCCAGCCCTGCAAAGCCTGAGACCCCCACTAAGAGCAAAGCCCCCAGCCTTAAAAATCCCGAGACCCCCACTAAGAGCAAAGCCCCCAGCCTTAAAAATCCCGAGACCCCCACTAAGAGCAAAGCCCCCAGCCCTAAAAAGCCCGAGACCCCCACTAAGAGCAAAGTCCTCAAAAAGATTGGCACCCCCACTAAGAGCAAAGCCCCCAGCCCTAAAAAGATTGGCACCCCCACTAAGAGCAAAGCCCCCAGCCCTAAAAAGATTGGCACCCCCACTAAGAGCAAAGCCCCCAGCCCTAAAAAGATTGGCACCCCCACTAACCCCAGAATGACTGTGACTCCAACTAAAGACAAAGCCCCCAGCCCTATAAAGGCTGAGATTCCCAATAGGCACGAAGGGACGAGCCCTGTAAAGGTTGGGGATTCCAGAAGCGGCAAAGCCCATAGCCCTATAATAGACAAAGTGTTGAGCCCAACAAGGGCTGGATCCCCCATTAGTGCACCTAGCCGGATAAAGTCTTCCAGTGATGAGAGTCCTGCAAAAGCTCAAGTCAGAGCATCAAGCACTGGGAATGGAACAGTACTGAGCCCTGTAAAGTCAGGATTGATCAGTAAAAGGAAAGCTGCAAGTCCTACAGTGTATGGATCTCCAAGTAAAAGGAAAGCACACAGTCCTGCAGGGGCAGGGTCTATAGATCCAAGCAAAGTAGCAAACTCTGCAGAGGCAGAACTTGTTTCTGGGACCAAAAGGCAAAACCCTGTTGAGACTGGGACTGTTACTAAGAGTAAAGCACAATACAGCGCAGAGGTTCATAAAAATACAGAACACCAAGATCCTTCCACTAAGTGTGGGACCCGCAGCCCTGGGAAGCAGAGACTGTCCAATAATGTACAAGGTTTACTTGGCAATGAGCAGCCTGTTGGTCAATTATCCCAAGTCCCTAACGAGAGGATTATCCATGGCTGCAGTGAATCTAATCCATCCAGGCAGTGTGAATCCAGCCTGTCAGCCAGTAGCAGAGCCCAAGGCTCAAGTGAAGCGGGTCCATCGAGTGAGAGCGGGACAGGTATACGTGGGACCCTGACTTCTAATAGAGACCCTAGAATACGTTGCAGTTCTAAACAGATTGTACAGGAGGTGTTGGCAAAGTGCATTGAATTCAGCAAAGAAGTAATGGAGAGCCAGCAACACGTGAGCATGGAAAGAAGGGAACAGGAACTGAGAAATTGCACTTGG GATTTTGAAAAAGCTTTTCAGGAGAATATCACTATCAACGGGCAGGCGTGGCACGAGGCTCCAGAAACCCAAAATG AACCAGATATTAAACTCTTGGAGGATAAACTGGATGATGCGATAGTGGATACAGCATTAAAACGGAAGAGATACCCCAGAAAAATCTTGAGCCACGTAGTAAAAATGCTGAAGACGGAAAGAGAAATCATG GCCCAGACCAAACCTGCTGTGGAGCCAGAGGAAATAAAGATTGATTCCCAACAAG CCTCGCGCATGTTGGAGCTGACTGCAGTAACCACCAATTTATCCAAGCAGATCAGTGAGACAATGAAG GCTTTGCCAGCTCAGATAGAGAAGGCCAGTGGGTTCTCCCATGTGCTGAGCCTTCAGCCCATCTTGGAGAGCTCCAGAACACGCAAGGAAATCTTCTGCAGTCAAGTCAAAATGGTCGACCTGGCAAAGAAACTCCCGAGGGCGGTAGAAAGCACCCCGAGAGAGACAGGAGCCAAGGTGAAACCCAGCCCTGCACTGAGCCGGAGAAGGCAAAGGTCTCAATCACCTGAAAAAAAGCTCTACCCCCTGCGTTCCAAAAGGAAAATCAGCCTCTCTTCGTGA